The DNA window TTAAGCGGTAAATTAAAATACGCAGACTTTCAGTATGTAGATTTTCATAACGGTATTTTTTTGTTTAGTGACGGGCCGTTAAAATGGAACTAAGCGGCATTTGGCCTATGGTTTTACCTTTTTTTGCGGGGTTTTTGATTTCGTCAAACCTTCCTGCCTCAACCCGCACGGGTTCACTCATGAAAGCTCTGACAGCGCTGCCTTTTGGGTTTGCCATCGTATCTCTGCTGTCCTTTCTAACACTCATTATATCTTCTAAGTTAACTTATTCATATGCTTTTGATGGAGCTCTGAGCTTAGCTGCAGCGATATATCTGAGCAAACGAAAGTCATCATTAAGCGGACATTCTATAAGTGAAAACAACAGTATCTATTATTTGATACCCATGTTTATAGTACTTTCTTTAGTGACAGTGATATTTATTCAAAATCTCAGGTTGAATCCTCACGGAGGGTGGGATGCATGGTCAATTTGGAACTTGAGAGCAAAGTTTTTGTTTAAAAATGAAGCATTCTGGAAAGATGCCTTTTCATCTCACATACTTTGGTCTCATCCCGACTATCCCCTCTTGTTGCCGCTTACAGTCTCAAGGTGGTGGAAATACACAGACGGGCACAGCGTGACGGTTGCTCAGACGACAGCGTTTATTTTTACCTTTTCAACACTGATTCTGCTGTTTAACTCAATTTCATACTTTAAGGGAACAATACAGGGCGGCGCATCTGTACTGGTTATGGCTATGGCTTTTACTTACCTTAAAAGCGGCACTATGCAGTACGCAGATATACCAATTGGTTTTTTCTTTCTTGCGGCTTCAGTATTTATCGTTATTAAAGACACTTCCATTAATGAAAACAAAAAAAAATTCCTCGTCCTCTGTGGGTTGTCTCTGGGGTTTGCCGCATGGACTAAAAACGAGGGATTGTTATTTATTGCCTGTTTTTTGCTTGCCCGTTTTGTAACAATGTCATTAGCAGGCAAACTGAGAGAGTTTTTAAGGGAACTGCCGTTTATTTTTGCAGCAATGGCGCCGGTAATAGTTTTCCTTATTATGTTTAAATTAAAAATTGCTCCACCTAATGATATCATCAGCTCCGTCGGAAGTGAAACATACGGTAAAATCATAGATATTGGAAGATACAAGACAATTTTTAAATCATTTCTGTCTATGTGTATTCCATACGGTGAAACCAATTTTGGTTTTTCTTTTCTTGCAGCAATTATGTTTTTGGTTATATCCGGAGTTACACCTGTCAGGAAATATTATATTCCTTCTGTTTTTTTGTTGCTCACTGTTGTGTTCATTTTAACCGGATACTTTTTTGTCTTTGTAGTTACTCCGCATGATCTCAATTGGCAGCTTGGTACAGCCCTTGAGAGGCTTTTTTGCCAGGTTTTACCTCTTGCAGTTTTCACAGTGTTTTTACTCAGTGCTTCTGTGGCTGAAAGAAAAATATACTGACTCCATACGGTAGTGGACATGTTGAAGATGTAGAGGTTGAAATTGTCTTGACTTTTGGGGGGCATTACAAATCTAAGCCCTTTAAAATCATACTCATTTAAACAGTTTTTTTAAAAATCACTGTCTCATAAATCCAAAAATAAATCATTCCAGTCAGGATTATTCTCATTTATGATGTTTAACTTCTTTTGCCTTGAACCATTTTTTATTTGCTTCTCTCTCGTAATTGCGCTTTCCGCTGTGTTATATATTTCATAGTATACAAGTTTTGAAATACTATATTTACTTGTAAAACCCTCAATCAATTTGTTTCTATGTTCATAACATCTTCTTTGCAGATCATTTGTTATTCCGGTGTAAAGAACAGTATTATTTTTATTTGTCATAATATAAACATAAAAATGTCTTTCCATATAGTGTTCCCTTCAAAGAATGAGATTGCTTCGCTTCGCTCGCAATGACAGCGGGGGGGTGCCATTAAAACTATGTTTAAATCCGTCATTGCGAAGGGCTTTAGCCCTGTGGCAATCTAAGCCCTTCCATATAGTGTTCCCTTCAAAGAATGAGATTGCTTCGCTCGCTCGCAATGACAGCGGGGGGGTGCCATTAAAACTATGTTTAAATCCGTCATTGCGAAGGGCTTTAGCCCTGTGGCAATCTAAGCCCTTCCATATAGTGTTCCCTTCAAAGAATGAGNNNNNNNNNNNNNNNNNNNNNNNNNNNNNNNNNNNNNNNNNNNNNNNNNNNNNNNNNNNNNNNNNNNNNNNNNNNNNNNNNNNNNNNNNNNNNNNNNNNATTGCGAAGGGCTTTAGCCCTGTGGCAATCTAAGCCCTTCCATATAGTGTTCCCTTCAAAGAATGAGATTGCTTCGCTTCGCTCGCAATGACGGCGGGGGGTGCCATTAAGACTATATCTAAATCCGTCATTGCGAAGGGCTTTAGCCCTGTGGCAATCTAAGTCCTTCCCTTCTGTACCTTCCCCTTCTCCCTAGACTGCCGATTAAACCAATATTTTCACTTCGTGTAAATTTCCTGTTTATATTCTTTGCTAATGTCTCAGTCGTAGGTACTTCATTCTTTTGCTGAGGGGCAATGATTTCTGTTTGCTCTTCTTTTACTTCCGGTGTCTCTTTTTTCTTAATCTCTTTTGTATTTTCTTTCGTAACCCTATTATACCCGCACAGACACGTCTCTATCCTGTCCGGGCCGGTTCTCTTACAATTAGGACATTCCCATGCCATTTCTTTCCCCTACTCTCTCTCCTTAGTATCCTACGCAATTATAGCATTTCAAACTTTTTTTGAAAACTACCATCCAGCATGGATAATCAACCATTATTTTTTTTAATGCAAAATATTGTAATATATATGGAAATGACATAAAACCCTTGACAATAAAGGGACTTGGGATTGGTTTTTTGCTATTTTTCAGGAATTTGAGGCGTTTAGGTCAGGCAATAAATTGCTTATCAATTCCAGCACCAGATGTATTGTCTTCTGTAGATTTCTGCCGATTTTTTTTAAGCCAGTCTTTGAACTCAGGAAAATGCCGCCCCATCTCAACTTCAAGCCAAGTACGTTCTTTATCATTTGCATTTTCCCAAAACTTATTTATCCAGAAGCCAACGAAGTTAGACGATTGAATACAATTTGGTATAATAGTAAAAATCAGTGTATAATTGTAGAATATTGCGGTATGAAGAAAGCCTTGGAGAAATTACTAAGAAATCACTTTGTTCAGGCGGCGGTAATCCTGGTTTTAACACTGATTGCCTACTCAAATACCTTTGATGCTCCTTTTCATATGGATGACGCAGGAAACATCATTAATAATGCCCTGATTAAAGACTACAGGAATTTTATAAATCCATTGCGGGTAGGATCAGGGACTATGGAGTACGGGTTTAAGTCACGATTTGTCGGATATTTTACCTTTGCACTTAACTATTGGTTTTTTGGTACGGATGTTTTCAGCTACCACGTTTTTAACATTACAGTGCATCTGATTAACTCACTACTTGTATTTATTTTGATAAAACTGTTACTTGACACACCGGTTATTTCAGCATTTCGTAAACACTATGAGTATTTACCATTTATCACAGCGATAGTTTTTGCTCTGCATCCGGTTCAAACACAGGCGGTCACATACATAGTTCAAAGACTTGCCTCCCTCTCGGCGCTTTTTTATCTGGCGGCAGTGGTTTTCTATCTGGCCACAGAGCTAAATAAATCCAAAAAAAGGTTTTTTTATTATGCACTTGCTCTAATCTCCACTGTGTTAGCTATGAAGACAAAGGAAACTGCTT is part of the Nitrospirae bacterium YQR-1 genome and encodes:
- a CDS encoding GIY-YIG nuclease family protein: MERHFYVYIMTNKNNTVLYTGITNDLQRRCYEHRNKLIEGFTSKYSISKLVYYEIYNTAESAITREKQIKNGSRQKKLNIINENNPDWNDLFLDL